The following coding sequences lie in one Zingiber officinale cultivar Zhangliang chromosome 2B, Zo_v1.1, whole genome shotgun sequence genomic window:
- the LOC122048813 gene encoding zinc finger MYM-type protein 1-like, producing the protein MFFFCRQFVNCNFSLFAIANLDSASAVGDSTLRRFVLSSYVRRSTAHQSDTRRSVAHCSARRVLNVDSVVCRSIVAPPTSLPAARGPAAPARLSAATSPIHCSRSTADSVHFVRDQKVIIWLFQQVQIMERFFKPKRFREGSSNDPNINEVVEIQSHVELDLNDIVSDPGLRKSIEEFDISIRDQVRREYLTRGPCKPIGHMYPKRSFGGRYKEDAFVKNGFINRKNALERFNLHNGAVDSCHNHARVQVESFQDQRHSVSNILRAHGRDIEVSYRIRLTAMLDVTRFLLKQGLSFRGHDESSNSLNRGNFLDGNNQMISPAIQKDLTRACASEITLSIIEDIGNNVFSLMVDESRDISVKEQMRVVLRYVNKRGQVIERFLAIVHVSDTSSRSLKDAIDALFAKHGLSLSRLRGQGYDGASNMRGEFNGLKSLILQENPYASYIHCFSHQLQLVIIAVAKSNLNASDFFNYVTMIVNTTGASCKRRDQLRQIEHDRIVVMLEGGDISTGSGKNQETNLVRPGDTRWGSHYLRLGRLLSMWPSVIQVLENICDDSSSFDSRGVAKSLIQKMENYEFVFMLHLMKMILGMTNELSLVLQQKDQNIVQAISLIESVKDQFQIFREDGWHTIIDKVNTFCELNEIPVPEMKDNCMIGGRSRRRRQVITNLHYYRVEIFYQVVDSVIQEMNTHFSEVGTELLSCIACLHPRNSFSEFNVQKLVRLCDLYPEDFSTNDCIVIEQQLQNFIHNIRQDPNFFGIEDLGSFAQKIVETQKNQAYPLVYRLIEMTLVLPVATASVERVFSAMKTIKTDLRNRMGDEWMNCLVVYIEKDIFSTIENEQILQRFQKMKSRRMQLPPLSYPTIT; encoded by the exons atgttttttttttgccGTCAGTTCGTCAATTGCAATTTCTCCCTCTTCGCAATTGCGAATCTCGACTCCGCCTCAGCAGTCGGCGACTCGACGCTTCGACGCTTCGTTCTGTCGTCCTATGTTCGCCGGTCCACCGCCCACCAGTCCGACACCCGCCGGTCCGTCGCCCACTGCTCCGCCCGGCGGG TGTTGAATGTTGATTCCGTCGTCTGCCGGTCCATCGTGGCGCCGCCGACCAGTCTGCCGGCCGCCCGCGGCCCTGCCGCCCCGGCCCGCCTGTCCGCCGCGACGTCGCCTATCCACTGCAGCAGGTCAACAGCT GACTCTGTGCATTTTGTCCGGGATCAGAAGGTTATTATTTGGCTCTTCCAGCAAGTACAA attatgGAGAGGTTTTTTAAACCTAAACGTTTTCGTGAGGGTTCTTCCAATGATCCTAATATTAATGAAGTTGTGGAAATTCAATCTCATGTGGAAttagatttaaatgatattgttagtGATCCTGGATTACGAAAATCAATTGAAGAGTTTGATATTTCTATtcgagatcaagtccgaagagaGTACTTGACTAGGGGGCCCTGCAAACCAATTGGGCATATGTATCCAAAAAGATCTTTTG GAGGTCGATATAAAGAGGATGCCTTTGTAAAAAATGGATTTATTAATCGGAAAAATGCtttagaaagatttaatttgCATAATGGTGCCGTAGATAGTTGTCACAATCATGCTAGAGTACAGGTTGAATCTTTTCAAGATCAAAGACATAGTGTTTCAAATATATTACGAGCACATGGGCGAGATATAGAGGTTTCTTATCGCATCCGTTTAACAGCAATGTTGGATGTTACGCGATTTCTTTTAAAGCAAGGACTGTCTTTCCGTGGACATGATGAGTCAAGTAATTCTTTAAATAGAGGAAACTTTCTTGA CGGAAACAATCAAATGATTTCTCCAGCAATTCAAAAAGACCTTACGCGTGCTTGTGCCTCTGAGATCACACTTTCCATAATCGAAGATATTGGAAACAATGTTTTCTCCTTAATGGTTGATGAATCTCGAGACATTTCAGTGAAGGAGCAAATGAGAGTTGTTTTGAGATATGTGAACAAAAGAGGACAGGTGATTGAACGATTCCTTGCAATTGTACATGTATCTGACACTAGCTCTCGTTCTTTGAAGGATGCTATCGATGCTTTATTTGCGAAACATGGATTATCATTATCTAGACTGAgaggtcaaggatatgatggagCTTCAAATATGCGGGGTGAATTCAATGGATTGAAATCTCTCATTTTACAAGAAAATCCATATGCAAGTTATATTCATTGTTTTTCTCACCAATTGCAGTTAGTTATTATTGCTGTTGCCAAGAGTAATCTCAACGCGAGTGATTTTTTTAACTATGTCACTATGATTGTTAACACAACGGGAGCATCATGTAAAAGGAGAGATCAACTTAGGCAAATTGAACATGATAGGATTGTTGTAATGTTGGAGGGTGGAGACATTAGTACAGGCAGTGGcaaaaatcaagaaactaatTTAGTAAGGCCAGGAGACACTCGTTGGGGATCACACTACTTGAGATTGGGTCGTCTATTATCTATGTGGCCTTCAGTGATTCAAGTGTTGGAGAATATTTGTGATGATTCTAGTTCTTTTGATAGTAGAGGGGTTGCCAAAAGTTTGATTCAGAAAATGGAGAATTATGAGTTTGTTTTCATGTTGCACTTGATGAAGATGATATTGGGAATGACAAATGAGTTGTCACTTGTGTTACAACAAAAGGATCAAAATATTGTCCAAGCCATAAGTTTGATTGAGAGTGTGAAAGATCAATTTCAAATATTTAGGGAAGACGGATGGCATACAATTATAGATAAAGTCAACACATTTTGTGAGTTGAATGAGATCCCAGTGCCGGAGATGAAAGACAATTGTATGATTGGTGGTCGTAGTAGACGTAGAAGGCAAGTCATCACCAATTTGCATTATTATCGTGTGGAGATTTTCTATcag GTTGTTGATTCAGTTATACAAGAGATGAATACTCATTTTTCAGAAGTTGGCACAGAATTGCTTAGTTGTATAGCATGTCTTCATCCAAGGAATTCTTTTTCTGAATTCAATGTTCAGAAACTCGTTCGACTTTGTGATTTATATCCTGAGGACTTCTCAACAAATGATTGTATAGTTATTGAACAACAACTTCAGAATTTCATTCATAATATACGACAGGATCCAAATTTTTTTGGAATTGAAGATTTGGGAAGTTTTGCTCAGAAAATTGTTGAAACTCAAAAAAATCAAGCTTATCCATTGGTTTATCGTCTGATTGAGATGACATTAGTTTTACCAGTTGCGACCGCTTCTGTTGAAAGAGTATTTTCTGCGATGAAGACGATAAAGACTGATTTACGTAACAGAATGGGAGACGAGTGGATGAATTGTCTAGTCGTATACATCGAGAAAGATATCTTTTCAACAATTGAAAATGAGCAAATATTGCAGCGTTTTCAAAAGATGAAAAGCCGCAGGATGCAGTTACCTCCTCTTTCTTATCCAACGATCACCTAA